The following are encoded together in the Coffea arabica cultivar ET-39 chromosome 1c, Coffea Arabica ET-39 HiFi, whole genome shotgun sequence genome:
- the LOC113732283 gene encoding fimbrin-2-like codes for MAGYVGVLVSDPWLQNQFTQVELRSLKTHFSTIRRENGGVLKVADLPARMCKLKHVGESLTEEERSAFLQDSYQNLDEDVDFELFLRIYLKLQAHGSARMGSVKTSSAFLKSPTSTLLHTISESEKASYVAHINNYLAEDEFIKKYLPIDPSTNDLFEIAKDGVLICKLINVAVPGTIDERAINTKRLLNPWERNENHTLCLNSAKAIGCTVVNIGNEDFIEGRRHLVLGLISQIIKIQLLADLNLKKTPQLVELVDDSKDIEELMSLAPEKILLRWMNFQLKKAGYKKTVTNFSSDVKDAEAYAYLLNILAPEHSSPSTLATKDPLQRAKLVLEHAERMGCKRYITPKDIVEGSPNLNLAFVAHIFQHRNGLSAQTKQISFLESSPDDTQISREEKAFRFWINSLGTSIYIDNIFEDVRDGWVLLEALDKVSPGIVNWKIASKPPIKMPFRKVENCNQVVKIGKQLKFSLVNIAGNDIVQGNKKLILAYLWQLMRCNMLQLLKNLRFHSHGKEIMDIDILEWANTKVKNSGSNSRMCSFKDKSLSDGTFFLELLSAVNPRAVNWSLVTKGGTEEEKRMNATYIISIARKLGCSIFLLPEDLIEVNQKMILTLTASIMYWYLKQPTEDQTSCGSSDSESLLDTTSNSATDDTASESSADENSNR; via the exons ATGGCTGGTTATGTAGGCGTGTTGGTGTCGGATCCATGGCTGCAGAATCAGTTCACTCAGGTGGAGCTTCGGAGCTTGAAAACTCAT tTCTCGACGATCAGAAGAGAAAATGGAGGAGTTTTGAAGGTGGCTGACTTGCCGGCGAGAATGTGTAAACTGAAACACGTTGGAGAGAGTCTTACCGAAGAGGAACGATCTGCATTTCTTCAAGATTCGTACCAGAACTTGGATGAAGATGTTGATTTCGAGCTGTTCCTTCGG ATCTATTTGAAACTTCAAGCACATGGCTCTGCAAGAATGGGAAGTGTAAAAACTTCATCTGCTTTCCTCAAGTCTCCCACTTCTACCTTGCTTCACACAATCAGTGAATCCGAGAAGGCATCCTACGTGGCACACATTAATAACTATCTTGCAGAGGATGAGTTCATAAAGAAATACCTCCCCATTGATCCTTCAACTAATGACCTGTTTGAAATTGCCAAGGATGGAGTTCTTATCTG TAAGCTCATTAATGTGGCAGTGCCAGGAACAATTGATGAGCGGGCAATAAATACCAAGAGATTACTCAATCCATGGGAAAGAAATGAGAATCATACTCTTTGCCTCAACTCTGCCAAGGCAATTGGATGTACTGTAGTCAATATAGGAAATGAAGACTTTATTGAAGGAAGG AGGCATCTTGTTCTTGGATTGATATCACAGATTATAAAG ATACAACTACTGGCGGATCTCAATTTAAAGAAAACACCTCAATTGGTGGAATTGGTTGATGATAGTAAG GACATTGAGGAGTTGATGAGCCTTGCTCCTGAAAAAATCTTGCTTAGGTGGATGAATTTTCAGTTAAAAAAAGCAGGATACAAGAAAACAGTCACAAATTTCTCTTCTGATGTAAAG GATGCTGAGGCTTATGCTTATCTCTTGAACATTCTTGCTCCCGAGCATAGTAGTCCATCTACATTAGCTACAAAAGATCCTTTGCAAAGAGCAAAGCTTGTTTTGGAACATGCAGAAAGAATGGGCTGCAAGAGATACATAACACCAAAAGATATCGTGGAAGGATCTCCAAATCTTAACCTTGCTTTCGTGGCACATATTTTCCAGCATAG GAATGGTCTCTCTGCACAAACAAAACAGATATCTTTTCTTGAATCATCGCCAGATGACACCCAAATCTCCAGAGAGGAGAAAGCATTTCGATTTTGGATAAATAGTCTGGGAACTTCAATATACATAGACAACATTTTTGAAGATGTCAGAGATGG ATGGGTACTTCTAGAGGCGCTCGACAAGGTGTCTCCGGGTATTGTTAACTGGAAAATCGCTTCTAAACCTCCAATCAAGATGCCATTCAGGAAAGTTGAAAACTGTAACCAAGTTGTCAAGATTGGGAAACAATTGAAGTTTTCGCTGGTTAATATTGCCGGAAATGATATTGTTCAAGGAAATAAGAAATTGATTCTTG CTTACCTTTGGCAGTTGATGCGATGTAACATGCTTCAGCTCCTGAAGAACTTGAGATTCCATTCTCATGGAAAGGAAATAATGGATATTGATATTTTAGAGTGGGCTAATACCAAAGTCAAAAATTCAGGAAGCAACAGTCGTATGTGCAGTTTCAAG GATAAGAGTTTGTCTGATGGCACATTTTTCCTTGAGCTGCTTAGTGCTGTAAATCCTCGAGCTGTTAATTGGAGTCTTGTTACAAAAGGAGGAACTG AGGAGGAGAAAAGGATGAACGCAACCTACATTATTAGCATTGCAAGGAAGCTGGGATGCTCTATATTTCTCCTTCCCGAAGACTTAATagag GTGAACCAAAAGATGATCCTGACACTGACGGCAAGTATTATGTATTGGTACTTGAAACAACCTACAGAAGACCAAACATCATGTGGATCATCTGATAGCGAAAGCCTTCTGGATACAACCTCAAATTCTGCAACAGATGATACGGCTTCTGAGTCATCCGCAGATGAAAATAGTAATAGATAA
- the LOC113732276 gene encoding probable sodium/metabolite cotransporter BASS3, chloroplastic, producing MSVIIPSISLAPTLTSRHPKAPTSFLFLPNDSTSNPNSLSFSLAFTKRPLLLPFLNKGFRGFGSLSAIACSTTSSPFTGKVGWHKREGNFSLLSFGASLDESVMEADKKADSSQVLSAMLPFVVALTAVSALSQPSTFTWVSKELYAPALGGIMLSIGIRLSIDDFALAFKRPVPLSIGFVAQYALKPALGVLVARAFGMSRIFFAGFVLMSCVAGAQLSSYASFLSKGDVALSILLTSSSTIASVLVTPLLTGLLIGSVVPVDAVAMSKSILQVVLAPVTLGLVLNTYAKPVVYLLQPVMPFVAMICTSMCIGSPLAINRSQILSPEGLRLVAPVLTFHAVAFTLGYWISKIPILRLEEEVSRTVSLCTGMQSSTLAGLLATQFLGSTQAVPPACSVVAMAIMGLCLASFWGSGRRIRDLPSVLISQAGSTVKA from the exons ATGTCAGTTATTATTCCATCTATATCCCTTGCTCCAACTCTCACTTCCCGCCACCCGAAAGCTCCCACATCATTTCTCTTCCTCCCCAACGATTCTACTTCGAATCCcaattctctttctttttccctcgcTTTCACGAAAAGGCCTCTTCTTCTTCCATTTTTGAACAAGGGTTTCCGTGGGTTTGGTTCTTTATCTGCCATAGCCTGCTCAACGACGTCGTCCCCGTTTACTGGAAAGGTTGGGTGGCATAAGCGAGAAGGCAATTTTTCTCTCTTATCGTTTGGTGCAAGCCTCGATGAAAGCGTGATGGAAGCTGATAAAAAGGCGGATTCTTCCCAAGTTTTGTCTGCAATGCTTCCTTTTGTGGTGGCCCTCACTGCAGTTTCTGCTCTTTCTCAGCCTTCTACTTTCACTTG GGTGTCAAAAGAACTCTATGCTCCTGCACTCGGAGGAATCATGTTGTCTATTGGGATCAGGCTTTCAATTGATGACTTTGCTCTGGCATTCAAAAG GCCTGTCCCTCTGTCTATTGGATTTGTTGCACAATATGCCCTGAAACCAGCACTTGGAGTGTTGGTTGCGCGAGCATTTGGAATGTCTCGTATATTCTTTGCCGGTTTTGTCCTCATGTCTTGTGTTGCTGGGGCTCAGCTGTCTAGTTATGCCAGCTTCTTGAGTAAAGGCGATGTTGCTTTGAGCATTCTTTTGACCAGCTCGTCAACCATTGCTTCAGTCCTCGTTACTCCTCTTCTAACAGGCCTTCTCATTGGTTCTGTTGTTCCAGTTGATGCAGTTGCTATGTCAAAGTCAATTTTGCAG GTTGTTCTTGCCCCAGTAACACTTGGCCTAGTCCTCAACACATATGCAAAACCAGTTGTCTATCTCCTTCAACCTGTGATGCCATTCGTTGCAATGATTTGCACTTCAATGTGTATTGGCAGTCCTCTTGCAATTAATCGTAGCCAAATACTTTCTCCCGAGGGTCTGAGATTGGTGGCTCCTGTACTGACGTTTCATGCAGTGGCATTTACTTTGGGTTATTGGATATCCAAAATCCCAATTTTGAG GTTAGAAGAAGAAGTCAGCCGGACAGTTTCGTTGTGTACAGGAATGCAGAGTTCTACATTGGCAGGGCTACTTGCAACTCAATTCCTTGGGAGCACTCAAGCAGTTCCTCCTGCATGCTCAGTAGTTGCCATGGCTATCATGGGCCTCTGTCTAGCCTCGTTCTGGGGGAGTGGACGTCGGATTAGGGACTTGCCCTCTGTACTAATTTCACAAGCGGGTAGCACCGTTAAGGCTTGA
- the LOC140006026 gene encoding uncharacterized protein: MGLLPKGVKNFTLDNSGKFEVHLDQACNAKFENELHYETNVSGTLSYGQIGELAGISAQDLFLWFPVKEIRVDIPSTGLIYFDVGVVSKQFSLSSFETPRDCTAVQLTDQIQDGKHILEAVSKSLSGKLRYQLDQGEFVRTVL, encoded by the exons ATGGGCTTACTCCCTAAGGGAGTCAAGAACTTCACTTTGGATAATTCTGGTAAATTTGAGGTGCACTTGGATCAAGCTTGCAATGCTAAATTTGAAAACGAATTGCACTACGAAACAAATGTTTCCGGTACTTTGAGCTACGGCCAGATCGGTGAGCTGGCTGGAATTTCAGCACAGGATTTGTTCTTGTGGTTTCCCGTTAAGGAAATCAGGGTGGATATACCTAGCACCGGGTTGATTTATTTTGATGTTGGGGTGGTTTCTAAGCAGTTTTCTTTGTCCTCGTTTGAGACACCGAGGGATTGTACTGCTGTTCAGCTCACGGATCAGATTCAAGATGGGAAGCACATATTAGAGGCTGTTTCAAAG AGTCTCTCGGGGAAGCTCCGGTATCAGCTTGATCAGGGAGAATTTGTAAGGACTGTTCTGTAG